In one Streptomyces sp. T12 genomic region, the following are encoded:
- a CDS encoding SDR family NAD(P)-dependent oxidoreductase, producing the protein MNSTTGLSGKSVIVTGAGSGIGRAAALLFAAQGARVVLADINGDGAGEAADAIATAGGTAVTAVGDLSDQEVVDRVVTTAVDACGGIDVLVNNAGIMDRMSAVADTGDDEWERVLRINLTAPFLMTRAALPHLLAAGDGAIVFTASEASLRGSAAGAAYTASKHGIAGLTKSLAVTYRDLGVRTNAIAPGGTKTGITADLDIESLGPRVLSTYRGNIGRAATADEQAAAIVFLASAAASNINGVILPVDNGWSAV; encoded by the coding sequence ATGAACAGCACCACAGGCCTGTCCGGCAAGTCCGTGATCGTCACCGGCGCCGGTTCGGGCATCGGCCGAGCCGCCGCCCTGCTCTTCGCCGCACAGGGTGCCCGTGTCGTCCTCGCCGACATCAACGGCGACGGCGCCGGGGAAGCGGCCGACGCCATAGCGACGGCGGGCGGCACCGCGGTGACCGCGGTCGGCGATCTCAGCGACCAGGAGGTCGTCGACCGTGTCGTCACCACGGCCGTGGACGCCTGCGGCGGTATCGACGTCCTGGTCAACAACGCCGGGATCATGGACCGGATGTCCGCCGTGGCCGACACCGGCGACGACGAGTGGGAGCGCGTCCTGCGGATCAACCTCACCGCGCCCTTCCTCATGACCCGCGCCGCTCTGCCTCACCTGCTGGCGGCGGGCGACGGCGCGATCGTGTTCACCGCCTCCGAGGCGTCCCTGCGGGGCAGCGCGGCCGGTGCCGCGTACACCGCCTCCAAACACGGGATCGCCGGCCTGACCAAGTCCCTCGCGGTGACGTACCGCGACCTGGGCGTCCGGACCAACGCGATCGCGCCCGGCGGCACGAAGACGGGTATCACGGCCGACCTGGACATCGAGTCGCTCGGGCCGCGCGTGCTCAGCACGTACAGGGGCAACATCGGACGCGCGGCGACCGCGGACGAACAGGCCGCCGCCATCGTCTTCCTGGCCTCCGCCGCCGCGAGCAACATCAACGGTGTGATCCTCCCGGTGGACAACGGCTGGTCGGCCGTCTGA
- a CDS encoding alpha/beta hydrolase domain-containing protein, with product MKRRRLLALVLGTCLAVPAAAAMATGTTPAPAGEERSSRITDVQVTRKESLGTFGGRPYERLAGTVSGLVSGKEHVAGLDSVAGTDGDHTYTSGFELIRPVGQDDRSEVVVEAENRGMPLLLHGYNSMQDAPPTGAPQDVSYSPGMGDGFLFDEGRSYARVQWQTGISPGVPESAQGVGQVIVRDFGRLLRTGWLDGADSPLGAYEHRLLVGLSQASWFVTSFVAEGFNDAGGRVFQGAYAQDGAGNQLAINGVAAADGEPQVPYVRPDGVPLTPEQVLRRPATDPVFVDVAAYTDYYRLRAGISRQADPVHNYYRYDWPAAHNPVLSAASADIAFQQFGCNNGNPIPLNPLHSQPYGRALLVALERRLGIGGPRGTMPPEQLVTAGARPADPALLNGLPGREVTVPQTNADGFPIGGVRFPAADLPLGSPIPPAVAPVSTASITAVCGNYGGWQPYTAEELRRRYGSLDDYLSAYDARVTSLIGSGLLLERDRKTLLDRAAHEWSKAPTKS from the coding sequence ATGAAACGACGCCGACTACTGGCCCTCGTCCTCGGCACCTGCCTGGCCGTCCCGGCTGCGGCGGCGATGGCGACGGGGACGACGCCCGCCCCAGCGGGCGAGGAACGCTCCTCGCGCATCACCGACGTCCAGGTGACACGCAAGGAGTCGCTGGGCACCTTCGGCGGCCGGCCCTACGAGCGGCTGGCCGGCACCGTCTCCGGGCTCGTGTCGGGGAAGGAACACGTGGCGGGGCTCGACTCCGTCGCCGGGACCGACGGGGACCACACCTACACCTCGGGCTTCGAGCTGATCCGCCCGGTCGGGCAGGACGACCGCAGCGAGGTCGTGGTGGAGGCGGAGAACCGGGGAATGCCCCTGCTGCTCCACGGCTACAACTCGATGCAGGACGCTCCGCCCACAGGAGCCCCGCAGGACGTTTCGTACTCGCCGGGCATGGGCGACGGCTTCCTGTTCGACGAAGGTCGCTCCTACGCCCGGGTGCAGTGGCAGACCGGCATCTCACCGGGAGTGCCGGAATCGGCCCAGGGCGTCGGCCAGGTCATCGTCCGTGACTTCGGGCGACTGCTGCGCACCGGATGGCTCGACGGTGCCGACTCGCCGCTCGGTGCGTACGAGCACCGGTTGCTCGTGGGGCTGAGCCAGGCCAGCTGGTTCGTCACCAGCTTCGTTGCCGAGGGCTTCAACGACGCCGGCGGACGCGTCTTCCAGGGCGCCTACGCCCAGGACGGCGCCGGCAACCAGCTCGCGATCAACGGCGTCGCAGCGGCGGACGGCGAGCCCCAGGTGCCGTATGTGAGGCCGGACGGTGTGCCGCTCACCCCTGAACAGGTGCTGCGTCGGCCGGCGACGGACCCCGTCTTCGTAGACGTGGCGGCCTACACGGACTACTACCGGCTCCGGGCCGGCATTTCCCGGCAGGCCGACCCGGTCCACAACTACTACCGGTACGACTGGCCGGCCGCCCACAACCCGGTGCTCAGCGCCGCCTCGGCGGACATCGCGTTCCAGCAGTTCGGCTGCAACAACGGCAACCCCATCCCGCTCAATCCCCTGCACAGCCAACCGTACGGTCGGGCCCTGCTCGTGGCGTTGGAGCGCCGCCTCGGCATCGGCGGCCCGCGCGGGACGATGCCGCCCGAGCAGCTGGTCACGGCCGGCGCACGTCCCGCCGATCCGGCGCTCCTCAACGGCCTGCCCGGCCGGGAGGTGACGGTGCCTCAGACGAACGCCGACGGTTTCCCGATCGGCGGAGTGCGCTTCCCCGCAGCCGACCTGCCGCTCGGCTCACCGATCCCGCCCGCGGTGGCACCGGTCTCCACCGCGAGCATCACCGCGGTATGCGGTAACTACGGCGGCTGGCAGCCCTACACGGCGGAGGAACTGCGCCGACGTTACGGTTCGCTCGACGACTACCTCAGTGCCTACGACGCCCGGGTCACCAGCCTGATCGGGAGCGGACTGCTCCTCGAAAGGGACCGCAAGACCCTGCTCGACCGGGCTGCCCACGAATGGTCGAAGGCCCCGACAAAGTCGTGA
- a CDS encoding SDR family NAD(P)-dependent oxidoreductase: protein MGDMDGKVAVITGAGAGMAKACAELFVQHGAKVVAADISGKEKDTAAELGEAVVPVHCDVSQEDQVVAMFETAVREFGRVDAVLNVAGIADGAPLADSSLEMYDRIMAVDLKGVFLGTKHGIRTMRATGGGSIVNWASLAALATSGAYAGVYSAAKAGVIALTRSAATEYATDGIRANSLCPGIILTDMGQNAVQAAPEKLQKPAMQRGGTPQEVAELALFLASERSSYLTGLAIPIDGGWGALLR from the coding sequence ATGGGTGACATGGACGGCAAGGTCGCAGTGATCACCGGAGCCGGCGCCGGCATGGCCAAAGCCTGCGCGGAGCTGTTCGTCCAGCACGGAGCCAAGGTCGTCGCCGCCGACATCAGCGGAAAGGAGAAGGACACCGCGGCGGAGCTCGGCGAGGCGGTCGTACCCGTCCACTGCGACGTCTCGCAGGAGGACCAGGTCGTCGCGATGTTCGAGACGGCGGTACGCGAGTTCGGCCGCGTGGACGCCGTACTGAACGTGGCGGGCATCGCCGACGGAGCACCGCTCGCGGACTCCAGCCTGGAGATGTACGACCGGATCATGGCCGTGGACCTCAAGGGCGTGTTCCTGGGCACCAAGCACGGAATCCGTACGATGCGCGCCACCGGCGGCGGCTCGATAGTCAACTGGGCCTCGCTGGCCGCCCTGGCCACCTCCGGCGCCTATGCCGGCGTCTACTCGGCCGCCAAGGCCGGCGTCATCGCACTGACCCGGTCAGCGGCGACCGAGTACGCCACCGACGGCATCCGGGCCAACTCGCTCTGCCCCGGCATCATCCTCACCGACATGGGCCAGAACGCGGTCCAGGCGGCACCGGAGAAGCTCCAGAAGCCGGCGATGCAACGCGGCGGCACCCCGCAGGAGGTCGCCGAACTGGCTCTCTTCCTCGCCTCGGAACGCTCCTCGTACCTCACGGGGCTCGCCATTCCGATCGACGGCGGCTGGGGCGCGCTGCTCCGCTGA
- a CDS encoding aldehyde dehydrogenase, with the protein MTEAYRNLIGGTLRPPASGRWLDVENPATGEVWARIPASGQADVDAAVTAAKEAYPGWSALSAVVRNFYLQQVAKVFIENGEELARLETRDNGRLLGENIQRAGIGMAFVWNQAAGRTLEGVTGDSVVLDPTSLGFTRREPYGVVAAIVPWNAPLAMLSNKAAMALAAGNTVVVKPPEQASVSSLRFAELVAEALPPGVLNIVSGTGEETGDPLVRHRDVRKITMTGSTETGRAIQRAAADTLTPSIFELGGKSPNIVFADADLDAAAQGVTVESVFTGNAGQVCVAGSRILVQRPVLDEMLKRIRAVAEGIVLGDPADDTTTMGPLISREQYDRVVGYLKSGAEEAELVFGGRHGPDLVPELPGGHWVEPTLFTTTDNSLRICQEEIFGPVAVVLPFDTDDEAVALANDSRYGLASGVWTRDLARAHRFVRDLDAGNVWVNAYRQTRYELPFSGVKDSGYGHDAVLEFTREKAAVIKA; encoded by the coding sequence ATGACTGAGGCGTATCGGAACCTGATCGGCGGAACCCTGCGTCCACCCGCATCGGGGCGATGGCTCGACGTGGAGAACCCGGCGACCGGCGAGGTCTGGGCGCGGATCCCCGCGAGCGGCCAGGCGGACGTGGACGCCGCGGTCACGGCCGCGAAGGAGGCCTACCCCGGCTGGTCGGCGTTGTCGGCGGTGGTCCGCAACTTCTATCTGCAGCAGGTGGCAAAGGTCTTCATCGAAAACGGTGAGGAACTGGCCCGGCTGGAAACCCGCGACAACGGCCGTCTCCTCGGCGAGAACATCCAACGCGCCGGAATCGGCATGGCGTTCGTATGGAACCAGGCCGCGGGCCGGACGCTGGAGGGGGTCACCGGCGACAGCGTCGTACTGGACCCGACCAGCCTCGGCTTCACCCGGCGTGAGCCCTACGGCGTCGTCGCCGCCATCGTCCCCTGGAACGCTCCGCTGGCGATGCTGTCCAACAAGGCGGCCATGGCGCTCGCGGCCGGCAACACCGTGGTCGTCAAACCCCCGGAGCAGGCGAGCGTGTCATCACTGCGCTTCGCCGAACTCGTCGCCGAAGCGCTGCCGCCCGGGGTCCTGAACATCGTCTCCGGCACCGGCGAGGAGACCGGCGACCCCCTCGTCCGGCACCGGGACGTCCGGAAGATCACCATGACCGGGTCGACGGAGACCGGCCGGGCCATCCAGCGGGCGGCGGCCGACACCCTCACCCCGAGCATCTTCGAACTCGGCGGGAAATCCCCCAACATCGTCTTCGCCGACGCCGACCTCGACGCCGCCGCGCAGGGCGTGACGGTCGAGTCCGTCTTCACCGGCAACGCGGGACAGGTGTGTGTGGCCGGCTCCCGGATCCTCGTCCAGCGGCCGGTCCTCGACGAGATGCTGAAGCGCATCCGCGCGGTCGCCGAGGGAATCGTCCTCGGCGACCCGGCCGACGACACCACCACCATGGGCCCCCTCATCTCCCGGGAGCAGTACGACCGCGTCGTCGGTTACCTCAAGTCCGGTGCGGAGGAAGCGGAGTTGGTCTTCGGCGGCCGGCACGGCCCGGACCTGGTCCCCGAACTGCCCGGCGGCCACTGGGTCGAACCCACCCTCTTCACCACTACCGACAACTCGCTGCGCATCTGCCAGGAGGAGATCTTCGGCCCCGTCGCCGTGGTCCTCCCCTTCGACACCGACGACGAGGCCGTCGCCCTCGCCAACGACAGCCGTTACGGCCTGGCTTCCGGGGTGTGGACCCGTGACCTGGCCCGCGCCCACCGCTTCGTCCGCGACCTCGACGCGGGCAACGTGTGGGTCAACGCCTACCGCCAGACGCGGTACGAGCTGCCGTTCAGCGGCGTGAAGGACAGCGGCTACGGCCACGACGCCGTCCTGGAGTTCACCCGGGAGAAGGCCGCCGTCATCAAGGCCTGA
- a CDS encoding NAD(P)/FAD-dependent oxidoreductase, with translation MNRIVVVGASAGGLATAEALRRGRYEGAITLVGDEPYAPYDRPPLSKQLLKGDWQPDRLTLRPAADIDALGLDLRLGATAVGLDRNSRQVRLADGGLVPYDALVVATGVRPRRLPGCDGVSGVHVLRTVEDALALKERLRPDRRLVIVGGGFIGAEVAATARALGIAVTLLEAGTVPMGQAVGDETGRFLTRIHQAHGVDVRTGTSVHEIQSAAGRVTGVLLSDGSVLPADDVLVSIGSLPNTEWLDGSGLALQDGLLCDEYCAAAPDVHGVGDVARWHNPFFGTSMRIEHRTNAAEQAMAVARNILTPDQRRPFAPVPYFWSDQYDVKIHAYGHLRGHDEALVLQADDARRLLVAYRRGELLTGVLAAGLPPKDVRAWRSLVAAGTAWTEAVIGAPAA, from the coding sequence GTGAACCGGATCGTGGTCGTCGGCGCGTCGGCGGGCGGACTGGCCACGGCGGAGGCACTGCGCCGGGGGCGCTACGAGGGTGCGATCACGCTCGTGGGCGACGAGCCCTACGCCCCCTACGACCGTCCGCCCCTGTCGAAGCAACTCCTCAAGGGCGACTGGCAGCCCGACCGTCTGACGCTGCGTCCCGCGGCGGACATCGACGCCCTCGGCCTGGACCTGCGCCTGGGCGCGACCGCCGTCGGGCTGGACCGGAACTCCCGCCAGGTGCGGCTGGCCGACGGCGGCCTGGTGCCGTACGACGCGCTGGTCGTCGCCACCGGTGTCCGTCCCCGCCGCCTGCCGGGCTGTGACGGCGTGTCCGGTGTGCACGTGCTGCGCACCGTCGAGGACGCGCTGGCACTGAAGGAACGGCTGCGCCCGGACCGGCGCCTGGTGATCGTCGGAGGCGGGTTCATCGGGGCGGAAGTGGCCGCCACGGCCCGCGCGCTGGGCATCGCGGTGACGCTCCTGGAGGCGGGCACGGTCCCCATGGGCCAGGCCGTCGGCGACGAGACCGGACGGTTCCTGACCCGGATACACCAGGCCCACGGCGTGGACGTGCGCACCGGTACCTCGGTCCACGAGATCCAGAGCGCCGCCGGCCGGGTCACCGGTGTCCTGCTGTCCGACGGCAGCGTCCTGCCCGCCGACGACGTCCTCGTGTCCATCGGCTCCCTGCCCAACACCGAGTGGCTGGACGGCAGCGGACTGGCCCTCCAGGACGGGCTGCTGTGCGACGAGTACTGCGCCGCCGCGCCCGACGTCCACGGAGTCGGCGACGTGGCCCGCTGGCACAACCCGTTCTTCGGCACGTCGATGCGCATCGAACACCGCACGAACGCCGCCGAGCAGGCCATGGCCGTCGCCCGCAACATCCTCACCCCCGACCAGCGGCGGCCGTTCGCGCCGGTGCCGTACTTCTGGTCCGACCAGTACGACGTCAAGATCCACGCGTACGGCCACCTGCGCGGCCACGACGAGGCGCTCGTCCTGCAGGCCGATGACGCACGGCGTCTCCTCGTCGCCTACCGCCGGGGCGAGCTGCTGACCGGCGTGCTCGCCGCGGGGCTGCCGCCCAAGGACGTACGCGCCTGGCGCTCGCTCGTCGCGGCCGGTACCGCCTGGACGGAAGCCGTCATCGGCGCCCCCGCGGCATGA
- a CDS encoding cytochrome P450 codes for MSTATDPTGNRDLPAYPAARSARCPLDLPSEYEQWRLGDGLQKVRLWNGETAWVVTRHEDVKFVLSDQRISADTVRYPRMHPGADQMQVPAFPRMDDPEHARIRLMMTKDFTVKRVEAMRPQVRAMVDRFIDEMTAKGDSADLVSAFALPMPSLVISLLLGVPYEDHEFFQKHSITINQPDVTPEEKSQASAALFGFLMELVQRKQREPGDDLISRLIAERVETGELKPEDVAMNGLVLLIAGHETTANMIGLGTLTLLEHPEQAALVRDSDDPKVVANAIEELLRYLSIAQDMIWRAAHEDLVIGGQEVKAGDIIAVNLPAANHDPSFMDNAGTLDITRSTRGHIAFGYGIHQCLGQNLARVELTEALPRLLRRLPGLRLAVPLEEVPFRGTMAAFGVHELPVTW; via the coding sequence ATGAGCACAGCCACCGATCCGACCGGCAACCGCGATCTGCCGGCCTACCCCGCCGCACGTTCCGCGCGCTGTCCGCTCGATCTGCCGTCCGAGTACGAGCAGTGGCGCCTGGGCGACGGGCTGCAGAAGGTCCGGCTGTGGAACGGCGAGACCGCCTGGGTGGTCACCCGCCACGAGGACGTCAAGTTCGTCCTGTCCGACCAGCGGATCAGCGCCGACACCGTCCGCTACCCCCGGATGCACCCGGGCGCGGACCAGATGCAGGTGCCCGCGTTCCCACGCATGGACGACCCCGAGCACGCCCGGATCCGCCTCATGATGACCAAGGACTTCACGGTCAAGCGCGTGGAGGCGATGCGCCCCCAGGTACGGGCGATGGTCGACCGATTCATCGACGAGATGACCGCCAAGGGCGACTCGGCCGACCTCGTCTCGGCCTTCGCGCTTCCGATGCCGTCCCTGGTCATCTCCCTGCTGCTCGGGGTGCCCTACGAGGACCACGAGTTCTTCCAGAAGCACAGCATCACGATCAACCAGCCGGACGTCACACCGGAGGAGAAGAGCCAGGCGAGTGCCGCGCTGTTCGGATTCCTGATGGAGCTCGTGCAGCGCAAGCAGCGCGAGCCCGGCGACGACCTGATCAGCCGGCTGATCGCCGAGCGCGTCGAGACGGGGGAGCTCAAGCCGGAGGACGTGGCCATGAACGGCCTCGTCCTGCTCATCGCAGGCCACGAGACCACCGCCAACATGATCGGCCTGGGCACGCTGACCCTGCTGGAGCATCCGGAACAGGCGGCCCTGGTCCGGGACAGCGACGACCCCAAGGTGGTCGCGAACGCCATCGAGGAACTGCTGCGTTACCTCTCGATCGCCCAGGACATGATCTGGCGCGCCGCCCACGAGGACCTCGTCATCGGCGGCCAGGAGGTCAAGGCGGGGGACATCATCGCCGTCAACCTGCCCGCCGCCAACCACGACCCGTCGTTCATGGACAACGCCGGGACCCTCGACATCACCCGCAGCACCCGCGGCCACATCGCCTTCGGCTACGGCATCCACCAGTGCCTCGGCCAGAACCTGGCCCGTGTGGAACTGACGGAGGCGCTGCCCCGGCTGCTGCGCAGGCTGCCCGGCCTCCGCCTGGCCGTGCCCCTGGAGGAGGTCCCGTTCCGGGGCACCATGGCCGCCTTCGGCGTCCACGAACTGCCGGTCACCTGGTAG
- a CDS encoding SDR family NAD(P)-dependent oxidoreductase has protein sequence MKGLRGKRIVIAGGATGIGAATAERLAEEGASVVIGDLNLSGAQATARRVAEGGGTAVAVRFDLADESSVQALIDRAVAELGGLDGLFNVGANVPDAVPDRDTDLLGMDVELWRRTFEVNLLGYTLACRAAIPHLLAAGGGSIVNCSSGGAWSGLPVLPAYSTSKAGVNALTRHIASRWGREGIRCNAVAPGRVVTESLQRNGAPAPQPGQDVRSTRVGRPADIAATVALLLSDDGAWVNGQTWSVCGGSSLRE, from the coding sequence ATGAAGGGCCTGCGTGGCAAGCGGATCGTCATCGCCGGCGGCGCCACCGGGATCGGCGCCGCCACGGCCGAACGGCTCGCCGAGGAGGGCGCGTCGGTGGTGATCGGCGACCTGAACCTCTCCGGTGCGCAGGCGACGGCGCGGCGCGTCGCCGAGGGCGGAGGGACCGCCGTGGCCGTGCGCTTCGACCTGGCCGACGAGAGCTCCGTGCAGGCGCTGATCGATCGTGCCGTGGCCGAACTCGGCGGTCTGGACGGCCTTTTCAACGTGGGTGCCAATGTTCCGGACGCGGTGCCCGACCGGGACACCGATCTGCTCGGCATGGATGTGGAGCTCTGGCGCCGTACCTTCGAGGTGAACCTGCTCGGCTACACCCTGGCCTGCCGGGCGGCCATCCCGCATCTGCTCGCCGCGGGCGGGGGCTCGATCGTGAACTGCTCCTCCGGGGGTGCGTGGTCCGGCCTGCCCGTGCTGCCCGCTTACTCCACCTCGAAGGCCGGGGTCAACGCACTGACCCGGCACATCGCCTCGCGTTGGGGCCGGGAGGGGATTCGGTGCAACGCCGTGGCACCCGGACGGGTCGTGACCGAGTCCCTGCAACGCAACGGTGCTCCCGCGCCGCAGCCGGGACAGGATGTCCGCAGTACCCGGGTCGGCAGGCCGGCCGACATCGCGGCCACGGTGGCCCTGCTGCTCTCCGACGACGGAGCGTGGGTCAACGGCCAGACGTGGTCGGTCTGCGGTGGATCGAGCCTGCGGGAGTGA
- a CDS encoding TetR/AcrR family transcriptional regulator has product MTAETPRRLRADAARNSEKILRAARELYAESGPDASLEEIARRAGVGIATLYRRFPNKEELVRAALDQKVGEEMSPAISRALEDSDPLRGLVTLWEAAVSFAAREQGLLGAVRNAGSLASEISEPFYEALILVTRRAQIAGRVRADIVPDDLHRITVMLLSVLTTVDPDGDGWKRYITLVLDGLAPAQPTVLKAPEPLRQWPKRGARPA; this is encoded by the coding sequence GTGACTGCTGAAACTCCGCGTCGACTGCGCGCCGACGCCGCCCGCAACTCCGAGAAGATCCTCCGGGCCGCGCGCGAGCTCTACGCCGAGAGCGGCCCCGACGCCTCGCTGGAGGAGATCGCCCGCCGCGCCGGTGTGGGCATCGCGACGCTGTACCGACGGTTTCCCAACAAGGAGGAACTCGTCCGTGCGGCGCTGGACCAGAAGGTCGGCGAGGAGATGTCGCCCGCGATCAGCCGGGCACTCGAGGACAGCGATCCCCTGCGGGGGCTCGTGACCCTGTGGGAGGCCGCGGTCTCCTTCGCGGCCCGGGAACAAGGCCTCCTCGGCGCGGTGCGCAATGCGGGCTCCCTGGCGTCGGAAATCTCCGAACCCTTCTACGAGGCACTGATCCTGGTCACGCGACGGGCCCAGATCGCGGGACGGGTGCGCGCCGACATCGTTCCCGACGATCTCCACCGGATCACGGTGATGCTGCTGAGCGTCCTGACCACGGTGGATCCCGACGGCGACGGCTGGAAGCGTTACATCACCCTGGTGCTCGACGGCCTCGCCCCTGCGCAGCCGACCGTGCTCAAGGCGCCGGAGCCGCTCCGGCAGTGGCCGAAGCGGGGTGCCCGGCCTGCCTGA
- a CDS encoding cytochrome P450 yields MPANQPATYPFAAEKLDLSPLYSDLRKERPLSRVQLPYGEPAWLATRHEDARLVLADPRFSRNESLRHDEPRFRPFPTPPDALMIMDPPEHSRLRRLAAKAFTVKRVEDWRPRAERIAADLADGMLAKGAPADLVTDFALPLPISVISALLGVPFEDREKFHVWAEAFISTTKYTAEEAAKHRESLTAYMAGLIAEHRENPRDDLIGDLVAARDEDDRLSEGELQTMLSGILVGGFETTATQITNFVYVLLTHPEQLAALRTDLDLIPQAVEELLRFVPLTIGTTFARYALEDVEVGGVTVRAGEPVMVALHSANRDESVFTCPHQLDLERREAAHVAFGHGAHHCLGSPLARVELQVALHTLLTRFPGLRFHESEADVVWKSGVLTRGPERLPVAWDQP; encoded by the coding sequence ATGCCGGCCAACCAGCCAGCCACGTACCCGTTCGCAGCCGAGAAGCTCGATCTCAGCCCTCTGTACTCCGACCTGCGGAAGGAGCGGCCACTGAGCCGGGTCCAGCTCCCCTACGGCGAGCCCGCCTGGCTGGCCACCCGCCACGAGGACGCGCGGTTGGTCCTCGCCGACCCTCGCTTCAGCCGGAACGAAAGCCTGAGGCATGACGAGCCGCGCTTCAGGCCCTTCCCCACGCCGCCGGACGCGCTCATGATCATGGACCCGCCGGAGCACTCGCGCCTGCGCCGGCTCGCGGCCAAGGCGTTCACCGTCAAGCGGGTCGAGGACTGGCGGCCCCGTGCCGAGCGGATCGCCGCCGATCTGGCCGACGGCATGCTCGCCAAGGGTGCCCCCGCCGACCTGGTCACCGACTTCGCGCTGCCGTTGCCGATCAGCGTGATCAGCGCCCTGCTCGGGGTGCCCTTCGAGGACCGGGAGAAGTTCCATGTCTGGGCCGAGGCGTTCATCTCCACCACCAAGTACACGGCGGAGGAGGCGGCGAAGCACCGGGAGAGCCTGACCGCGTACATGGCCGGTCTGATCGCCGAGCACCGCGAGAATCCCCGCGACGACCTGATCGGCGATCTCGTCGCCGCGCGGGACGAGGACGACCGGCTCTCCGAGGGGGAGCTGCAGACCATGCTCTCCGGCATCCTCGTCGGCGGCTTCGAGACCACCGCCACCCAGATCACCAACTTCGTGTACGTGCTGCTCACCCACCCCGAACAGCTCGCCGCCCTGCGCACCGACCTGGACCTGATCCCGCAGGCGGTGGAGGAACTCCTGCGCTTCGTCCCGCTGACCATCGGCACCACCTTCGCCCGCTACGCCCTGGAGGACGTCGAGGTCGGCGGGGTGACGGTACGGGCCGGCGAGCCCGTGATGGTCGCCCTGCACTCGGCCAACCGGGACGAGTCCGTGTTCACCTGCCCCCACCAACTCGACCTGGAGCGCCGTGAGGCCGCGCACGTCGCCTTCGGACACGGCGCACACCACTGCCTGGGCTCCCCGCTCGCCCGGGTGGAACTGCAGGTGGCCCTGCACACCCTGCTGACCCGCTTCCCGGGCCTGCGGTTCCACGAGTCCGAGGCGGACGTCGTCTGGAAGTCCGGAGTGCTCACCCGCGGTCCGGAGCGCCTGCCGGTCGCCTGGGACCAGCCCTGA
- a CDS encoding ferredoxin: MHIEFDEPKCVAAGQCVVAAPEVFDQRDEDGIAILLTETPAAELHEGVREAAAICPAAAIRLKE, encoded by the coding sequence ATGCACATCGAATTCGACGAGCCCAAGTGCGTCGCCGCCGGACAGTGCGTCGTGGCCGCACCCGAGGTCTTCGACCAGCGTGACGAGGACGGCATCGCCATCCTGCTGACCGAGACCCCCGCCGCCGAGCTGCACGAGGGCGTGCGGGAGGCCGCGGCGATCTGTCCGGCGGCAGCCATCCGTCTGAAGGAGTAG